A segment of the Oncorhynchus tshawytscha isolate Ot180627B linkage group LG19, Otsh_v2.0, whole genome shotgun sequence genome:
atgtggctgaaatagccgaatccactaatttgaaggggtgtccacatgtagtgtataataaaaaataaaaaatagacattgaactgacatctgtgcccagtgggatgggtCACATGTTCTGGACAGTCCCACATTTTGTCCCGCGCCACGCTACCAAACAATTTTCTGCATTTTATCAATGAATTTAAAATGCCACTAATTTACAAAAATAGTTTTTGTCATATATTTCAGTCAGAATTCCTATTCATTTGATGTGAATTGACGTTCCAACCAGCTTATGACTAGACGTATAACATAGGAATGTGTTACTGGTGAAGTTAAACACTTTTAAAATTGTTGTTGAGATCTGATATTCTGCGCAGTGCAAGAAGAGACATAGGTCAATGTCTTATCGTCAACCAATCACGTACTTAAAAATATTAATGGAGGCTACTAAACTGTCCCGTAAAATCATCCCGTTGTCCCGCATTTGAGTATTTTGTGTTGAGCCTAGGTCTCAGCCCTGTGTAGCTGTGTTTGATCTCCATTGCTGCATCCTCAACTACAGGTGTTATGAAATGGAGGGGCGGTTAAAGACTCCGGACCTCTTCAAATTCCCTTACTTTGAGGCAATCTGCTGGTACGTGGCCAATAATCTACTGGAGACTCTAAAAGGTGAGAGAAATACCACTCAGCAGAGGAGTTTGTTGCTGTTTTGGTGATGTGACTTTCTGTCCTTTTTTTCAACATCCTTCTCATATGATTCTCAGAGTTACGAGAGGATAACTGCCAGCCCCCAGTCTACCTAACAGATGGAGTGAAAGCCTTGATTAATGCACTGAAAAACTGGCTGAAACGAGAGGTAGGATACTACAGAAAAACAGATTCTCGATGGCAAATTGGCTTCTTTTGTCTGTGCAACATCTGACTCTACAGAATAGGACATTTGGTCACAATATCTACATTCTAATGTAATCTACATTGGGCTCCTTCAAGGCCAATGGTGGGCAGGTTGTATCCGGTGTGATGGTATGATCTGGCTGGGAAACTAACCACCATCTGCAGACAAGACAGTACAAGCCCCTCATTGTCcccctgctctctgcctctcctcaggTCACAGAGCAGGCCAGCGATGTCCCGGACCATATCAGACCCAACCATCTGATTAAAGAACTCACAAAGGAAATCCGCTACCTGGAGGTAAGGCCCAGTgtggagacaggaaggggagagagggcctCAGGCTGTTATGTGAGAACATAAAGGAGAAGAAATTATCTGACTCACAAGGACACTGAAGCTTCTTACTTGGAGCTGGTTGTAAACATTTGTGCTCATTGAGTAAAAGTTGGCTGTCCCTGAATATTTTCCTTTTTCTCTTTTTATAAATACCAGGTCAAAAGCACTGTTTCTTTGAAGCTGGATATTGTAGCGTTGTGGTTCTGTACTAACTAGCATCTCATgaccacaggaggaggaggaggaggaggaggagcagagtggaGGTAGCAAGCCAGTGAAATCTCAGGGATGTGGACCGTGCCCACTGACGCTGTCGACTCTTGACAAGGCTGGACATCATGCTCGCAGGACAGCCAGACGGCTacggcaccaccaccaccatcatcaccatgcgCCCAAGACCCCCTCCAACCTGGAGATCCTGGAGCTGCACACGCGACAAGTGCTCAAGAGGCTGGAGGTGGGACCCTTTGAGCAGGTGAGGGCATTGACACACGACCCTCTTCCCCCATGCTGCTTGTGTAACCcatagttttaaaaaattactttatttaactaggcaagtcagttaagaacaaattcttatttacaatgactacaTTTCTGCTGGTTTATCCATGTCTTGGAGGAAGTTACCCATACACTGAGGCTAGGTTAATTATACATTTTTGTTAAAGTAAATCTCTTTTCCCTTTTTAAAGTAAATCTCTTGTCCCTTTTCTCAGGATGTTCCATTCAGCTCCACGGTGATGGCCAAGTTCAACAAGACGTCCATGGCGTCTGCTGCAGCGGTGGAGAGGAGCCTGGACAACAACCTCCTTCTGGTGATGTGCAATGGCAGGATTATTAGGTGAGCTGGAAGAACTCACCACCTACTCAACACCCAACACCTCCAACTGGCTTTGACGATGCTCCTCACTGCTCAACTTATTGGCTGGAGCGGTTTCATGTTACAACTCAGAGCTGCCGTTGTAACAGCCTTAACATGTTAGGACGTACCACCTGCGCTATGCGATCTTTACATGTTTCAACTCATCACTTAAATAAACTTGAACCTAAATAATAACCTAAATGCCATGTGCTGTAATTTGTTTGCCTCTCCTCTTactattgtgtgtatgtgtgcacagaGATGAGCGTCGTCACACAAGTGTGAAGAGTAGTCCGGTGCGGGACGGTAAAAGGACTGGCGACCACCAGAGGGAAGGGGTCCTGGTGAAGACTGAGCTCAATGACAGCAAGCTGGAACAGTACCAAGAccacgagagagaggagaaacccaGCCCCCTCAGCAGTGAGTCTAACTGGTCAAGTCACCAGCTGTCAATCAACGGTTTAGGTAGGCTCATCTTTGAATGCACCAGAATTTCACATAACATTTAGGTGCAGATATTTAATTCATCCTTCTCTTGTTCCTCCTCAGACTTTTTCGAAAGAGTGAATTCCGATCTCAGGAAAGGAGCCATAGTGTACTCCGACATTTCAGACTCTGAGTCCGAAGAACGTTGCTCTTTGCAGGTAGCTAATCCCACTTCCTCCCCAAGGCCCTGTCTCTCCTTCACACAGAACTGTTTAAGTTATAAAGGCTGACACATCTGTGTGACTGTGCAGAAAAAGGACTCCTCGGGGGAAGATTCGGGGAGCTccgaggaggaaagggaggataAGGAGCATTGCAGGATGGCGCGAGGCAGTGTGAAGGACCTACACCAGGCCAGCCAGGCCCTTCACCACTTTCACAAACCACTCAAAGGGTACAGGAAGCATGGATGAATGGACCAAGTGGCGTTCTTGTTCTAAGGATTCTGTATGCATCAATccaatacaatacaaatacaatGGGGGAAATTAGTTCATACAGTGCATGATTCATTCATTATCCAGTTAAGAGATTCATTAAGTTGTTCCTACACTCGTTTGCAGACAACGCCCTACCTCTCCAACCACAGAAGAGGAGGCTATTGAGGGCATGCTGTCCATGGCAGGGCTGCTTTATCCTCAGCGACCAGAGGAGAGCAGCACTGCCCAGGAGCCCTGGTGGTCCAGCCTGGCTCATCAGTCCCCCGACAGTGGTACACTCCAGTCCTGAAATGCTTATAAACTTCAAGATTTCAATTTGACTAAGCCCCTAATTCAATCAATTTCAGATAGTCAAATTTCTCTGTGTTTGTCCTGTAGGTGGAAAAGAGCCTGCGTCAGGGGATGATTCAGACAGCAACTCCACACTGATCCttcaggtaataataataatcaagagTGAATGGGTCATGCCTGCACATGCTGAGACTGACATATCTTAAGTCTGATGTCTCTAATTTGAGACTACATCAGAATCACTCTCTGTATTCCTGCTGATCCGTCCGctggatccaagatggcgtagcagtcagacgtattTGTCCTTCGTTttgtcgtgtcccatgtatatatattttatgtttttcttagcatatgtttttatttttttctaaacccttacttcaaaatactctcctgcaacccgcctcaaccaatgtggtgtggacctgCTTTTTCTCTTACGTATTTTTCTTTGCCTCTATTACTGGAAtctctccaacataaactagccaGCTAATGGTCATCAGCTAACTtctagctcggaaagctctcgccagtttgaaCAATGCGAttcaaccagagcataccggacctatttttctctccatatccccggattcctatcgcaagctctgaaccttctcACCTTCCGACCTTCACAGCTAACGTCCCCTGaatgctagctgtctagagcacaacGGACTGTTGGCTTATGAGGCCCATCGAATACATTCCGAAGCCACTAGCTAGCAGTCAGCTATcctttgctagcggtcatcagctacctttatctcggacaactctcgccagtctgtacagcgcgactcaaaccagagctaGTCGGACTTATTCTTCTCgatatctccggattcctaccgcaagctctgaacctattttttaaatatatttttaaacatttttatgatttttattttttccaCCTGGAATTATAGCAGCTAACGACCCCTGAATGCACAGCCGCTAATCTGCGGCCTGCTAGCTATCTAAAGCACATTGGACTGCTGGATTAAGAGGCCCTTCGGACATATTTCTTCGGCCACTATACATATTTTAccaattggcctggtttaccacacggagccctgctgatccgtccGCTGATGTAACTGCACGAGGGGGCCACAACAGACTTCCCTCCGTCGCGTCATCCCTCTAAGGCCTTTCTGGTAGCCCCGTGCCGCTAGCTGCCTAAAGCCACGCACTGGACTTTTATGATCACCCGGCTATGCATGCCTTTCCCTAACGTCGTGTCGATTGCTGCTCTGGTTTGTAActattgttttttatttcactgtagagcctctagcactgctcaacacgcctcggctaacaatttagttccaccccccacacacgcagtgacatcacctggttgaaatgctatttctagagacaatatcactttcattatcactatatgcacaggtttacccccactgtattcacatcctactatacctttgtctgtacattattgcttgaatatattctaccgtgcccagaaatctgctccttttactctctgttctgatcGTACTAGGCGTCCAGTTCTGTTATCTTTTAGCCTTATCCtattcctcctctgttcctctggtgatgtagaggttaatccaggccctgcagtgtctacctccactcccatcccccaggctctctcatttgttgacttctgcaaccataaaagccttggtttcatgcatgttaacattagaagcttcctccctaagtttgttttattcactgccctagcacactccaccaatccggatgtcctagccgtgtctgaatcctggcttaggaagaccatcaaaaaccttgaaatttccattcctaactataacattttccgacaaggtagaactgccaaagggggcggtgttgcaatttactgcaaagataacctgcagagttctgtcttactatccaggtctgtacccaaacaatttgagcttctacttctaaaaatgaacCTTTCCAgaaagtctctcactgttgctgcttgctatagacctccctctgcccccagctgtgcccttgataccatatgtgaattaatttccccccatctatcttctgagctcgtgctacaaggtgacctaaactgggacatgatAAACACCCCGGCCattctacaatctaagcttgatgccctcaacctcacacaatttatcaatgaacctaccagatataaccccaaatctgtaaacacgggcaccctcatagatataatcctaactaactcaccctccaaatacacttctgctgttttcaaccaagatctcagcgatcactgcctcattgcctgcatccgtaatgggtctgcgagcaaacgaccacccctcatcactgtcaaacgctccttaaaacacttctgcgagcaggcctttctaatcgacctggccggggtatcctggaacgacattgacctcatcccgacagtagaggatacctggttattctttaaaagtgccttcctcaccatcttaaataggcatgccccattcaaaaaatgtagaaccaggaatagatatagccattggttcactccagacctgtctgcccttgaccgcacaaaaacatcctgtggcgttctgcattagcatcgaatagcccccgtgatatgcaacttttcagggaagttaggaaccaatatacacaggcagttaggaaagctaaggctagcttttttaaacagaaatttgcatcctgcagtacaaactcaaaaaagttctgggacactaaagtccatggagaataagagcacctcatcccagctacccactgctctgaggctaggaaacactgttacaactgacaaatccactataattgagaatttcaataagcatttctctacggctggccatgctttccacctggctacccctaccccggtcaactgcccggcaccctccacagcaacccgcccaagcccccaccatttctctttcacccatatccagatagctgatgttctgaaagagctgcaaaatctggacccctacaaatcagccgggctatataatctggaccctctctttcttaaattatctgccgaaattgttgcaacccctattactagcatgttcaacctctctttcgtatcgtctgagattcccactgattggaaagctgccgcggtcatcccacccttcttcaaagagggagacactctagacctaaactgctacagacctatatatatatccgaccctgcatctctaaggtcttcgaaagccacgttaacaaacagattactgaccattttgaatcacatcgtaccttctccgctatgcaatctggtttccgagcttgtcatgggtgcacctcagccacgctcaaggtcctaaacgatatcataaccaccatcgataagagacattactgtgcaactgtattcatcgacctggccaaggctttcaactctgtcaatcaccacattcttattggcagactcaacagccttggtttctcaaatgattgcctcgcctggttcaccaactacttctctgatagagctcagtgtgtcaaatcggagggcctgttgtccggacctctggcagtctctatggtggtgccacggttcaattctcgggccgactctcttctctgtatacatcaatgatgtcgctcttgctgctggtgtttctctaatccacctctacgcagacgacaccattctgtatacttctggcccttctttggacactgtgttaactaacctccagacgagcttcaatgtcatacaactctccttctgtggcctccaactgctcttaaacgcaaataaaactaaatgcatgctaatCAACCGATCATTGctcgcacctgcccgcccatccagcatcactactctggacaggtctgacttagaatacgtggataactacaaatacctaggtgtctggctagactgtaaactctccttccagactctcattaagcatctccaatcaaaaatgtcatcttgaatcggcttcctatttcgcaacaaagcttccttcactcatgctgccaaacataccctcgtaaaactgaccatcctaccaatcctagactttggcgatgtcatctataaaatagccaccaacactctactcagcaaactggatgcagtctatcacagtgcatctgttttgtcaccaaagccccatataatacccaccactgcgatctgtacgctctcgttggctggccctcgcttcatactcgtcgccaaacccactggctacaggttatctacaagtctctgctaggtaaagccccgccctatctcagctcgctggtcaccatagtagcacccacttgtagcacacgctccagcaggtacagtgccttgcgaaagtattcggcccccttgaactttgcgaccttttgccacatttcatgcttcaaacaaagatataaaactgtatttttttgtgaagaatcaacaacaagtgggacaaaatcatgaagtggaacgacatttattggatatttcaaacttttttaacaaatcaaaaactgaaaaattgggcgtgcaaaattattcagcccccttaagttaatactttgtagcgccaccttttgctgcgattacagctgtaagtcgcttggggtatgtctctatcagttttgcacatcgagagactgaaattttttcccattcctccttgcaaaacagctcgagctcagtgaggttggatggagagcatttgtgaacagcagttttcagttctttccacagattctcgattggattcaggtctggactttgacttgcccattctaacacctggatatgtttatttttgaaccattccattgtagattttgctttatgttttggattatTGTCTTGtcggaagacaaatctccgtcccagtctcaggtcttttgcagactccatcaggttttcttccagaatggtcctgtatttggctccatccatcttcccatcaattttaaccatcttccctgtccctgctgaagaaaagcaggcccaaaccatgatgctgccaccaccatgtttgacagtggggatggtgtgttcagggtgatgagctgtgttgcttttacgccaaacataacgttttgcattgttgccaaaaagttccattttggttccatctgaccagagcaccttcttccacatgtttggtgtgtctcccaggtggcttgtggcaaataattttgcacgcacaatttttgagtttttgatttgttaaaaaagtttgaaatatccaataaatgtcgttccacttcatgattgtgtcccacttgttgttgattcttcacaaaaaaatacagttttatatctttatgtttgaagcctgaaatgtggcaaaaggtcgcaaagttcaagggggctgaatactttcgcaaggcactgtatatctcactggtcacccccaaagccaattcctcctttggttgcctttccttccagttctctgctgccactgactggaacaaactgcaaaaatccctgaagctggagattctCATCtcgctcactagctttaagaaccagctgtcagagcagctcacagatcactgcacctgttcatagcccatctgtatacagcccatctatctacctcattcctatactgtatttatttatttagctccttttgcaccacagtatctctacttgcacatccatcttttgcacatctaccattccagtgtttaattgccatattgtaattacttcgccaccatggcctatttattgccttaactcccttatttgcactcactgtatatagacttttttttctttttttttctactgtattattgactgtatgttttgttcattccatgtgtaactctgttgtaactctgtgttgtatttgtcgaactgctatgcttttatcttggccaggtcgcatttgcaaaggagaacttgttctcaactagcttacctggttaaataaaggtgaaataaaattaaaacaatTGAATTGCTAATATTCCTCTTTAGGTAAAAAGTTGGGATTTTGTTCAAAGAACAGCAGATCCAATGTAAAGTATAGTCTCCCCTTCCTTTAGGATGAGCGGAGGGCACAGCAGCATGTGCGTAAGGAGTGTGGAGCCGAGCTTAGCCAGAGGATCCAGGAGAACAAGAACTTCATGGCCAATCAGAGCAGTGGGAGTAACAATAACAGCAGCGAGGCCTGGAGTGACCAAAGCCCCTCTCAGGCTGCCTCTAGCCCCCTCCGCCTGGACCCCAGCTCAGAGACTGACAACCAGTACAGTGAGACTTCCCTGTCACCCCCCCGGCACCCCTCCAAGAGGCCCGCACCAAACACCCCACCCATCAGTAATCAAGCGACTAAAGGTTTGACTCCATATTTATTAATTTTATCTAGCTAATCTATTGGAGTAGTAGCTGGAATTAGCATAGCATTATTCCTCTCTCGCTCATCCTTTTTTTTATTGATCCCTGTGCAATGTTTTTCTCCTCAGGAAAACGTCCTAAGAAAGGTATGGCCACCGCTAAGCAGAGACTAAGGAAGATTCTCAAGCTGAGCAGGAACAACCACTTCTTGCTATAGCACCCAAGACCCTGATGTCTACAGAATTAACTTTGAGAAGGGACATCTCGCCCCCCTGCCCATATAGTCTTTCGGTTGTGACTCACATTTTACAAGAATCATTGCTTGGATGGATTGACCTGACACATTAATGGCCGACATGCTTGATGTGGAAGTATTGGATGTAGGGCTTTCAGAGTTAATCAGTTAACCTGAGTTAATTTTAGTGCgctcattttattacattttttgtgtGATTAAACACATTGTCTGAAAGCGTTCAAAATAAACTGAAACATACTAAATAATCTATACAGATAAAAACAACGATGCGATGTCCAAACAAGTTGACATTTAAGTTAAAGAAAGTGTGCTTTATCAATTTACCTGATTTGGCTAACCGTAACAAAATCAAGACTTCAATATTCTTGTAATGCTtttcatataaaaaaatatataaacttaCAGCTCAATTTGAGCATATTCTGAATTTGCGATTTAATCATGATTAATCACAGCAAATCCTGGAATTAACTCAATTTATTTTATCGTTTGACAGCCCTAATTGGATAACAAGATAATGGATTTACAGAAGAAAGCACACCGATTCCCATGGTGAAGTGATGGTGCGCTGTATAAAGAAAAAAGAAACTGCATGGATCCTCAGCAATGACATTGGATTGTATAGGATCTGGCCATCAAGAGCTATACAGTAAATATGGCTTTGTTTCAGAATTGAAGCACCGCAACAACACAGGATTGTACAAAGACGCATGGCATTGGGAATTTAAATGACGTTTGATAGAACAACATTTGCATCTGAGCCACGTGCTGTTGTATCTATTTTGGCTGTTGCTTTTTACCTTATGCTTGCACTAGCCCTTCCAACCAACACTACTTATTATGCCACAACAAGCAAATATTGTTGTTTAAGCCAAGAATGGCAAGTGAAGAGGCTGCTTTCTGCTACCAAAGTTATCACCACTCTTTGGGACATTGTCATGTGTTGGTTTGGTCTGACTTACGATCAATAATGATGCTATGGTGTTTGAACTCATTTTAAATGGTGCTGAAGTGCATATTCATGTTATCCTTTCGTCTACCCTCTTGTTACAATCACCAGTGATTGAATTTGAGAGGGGGGTATattttgatgcagcactccaggCACTCTCAGCCTCGCAGTATGTAAAAGCTATCTTCCGCTAATGCATTAAGCCATTCCAAGAATACCTCTCCCAACGCATTAAGTTTACTGGTTCTGTTTACTGAAGGGGTTATGACTCCTCATTGCTCTATAGTTGGATCACTGACCATATCAAATGTGTTCCTTTGGTGCCACCTATTGGTCAAAGGAGGGCAGGAGCTtgaaagtgctgttattatgaaagGTTTTTGAAATTGCAAAAAGATATCAAGTAGCAAATGTACAGAATGTATTTACAGAAAATATAAGTTATCGTTAATTTATTTTACTTTCTCTTTTGGGATTTGTGTTTTATTGTTTTTCTTTTGCTGGTATTGAATTATGTATTGTGAAAAAGTGAATAATGGCTTTGATATGACAATCCTGTTACAATGGTTAATGTAACGggtgtgtgatttatttttttatattcgcAAACCGGTTGTATTTGTTGCCTCTATCACATTTGTATTGGGTGGATTTAAGCAAAAATCTACTAACAAGTGGACCTGAAGATTTGAAATGTTTGGGAGATCTTCTAGGTCGGCAAAGATTAATATTATCAAAGAATATTTGTCTTACTCGTTAGTatgaatttgattttttttatataaatgtgTCTTAAGTGACACTGATCATTTTATAATTGTACAAAGTGTATGTGAGAAATGTAATTATGGCTACTGATCTAGTTATTGTTAGTGTATGTTTATTTTCCCTATCACTATATCCTTGGCTTGAAAGACCTCAGTTGGATTTTGAATTGGTGATCTTTTTTTGTTGGTGATAATGCAAAAATGTGATTACCATGAATGGGTGAAGTGAGAGATTGCTCCTGTTGGTGTTTTTCTCAGGGACACATTCTCTTTCTTAAGAAACGTTTTTTTGTGGGTTTTTTTTCATAAGCAACATGAAATGACCCATCATTGTTGACACTTTCTGATCATTGATTTTATTTACATAAAAAAGGTGCATTGGTATTACGAGTGTTACTAGGAAACCCCTTTAGTTGTGACCTTGACTCCTTTTTATGGAAATGTAATTATGTTGCCTGTCTTCCCAACTTTCATTGGGAAGTTTGTTCATACATGTTGTCAATCGCCGTCACTTCAATAAGTGAATGGTGGACTGCGGTACTATATTACAACTGCTCAGGGCTCTTTGGTGGTGACTGTTTCTAGACTAAGAACTTTGAAATATTTATTTTGTGGACATTGTGCTACAGAGAATGGTTGCACCAAAAGAAGCAACCTCTTGAATACAAATCCTATTTCTGCATTTAGCAAAGAGCATGCCAACAGAGGTAACCCCAAGT
Coding sequences within it:
- the LOC112218787 gene encoding lysine-specific demethylase 7B isoform X4, translated to MKMAAASLYCVCQQSYDVSRFMIECDICKDWFHGSCVQVEEHHAVDIDVYHCPNCDVQHGPCLMKKRINWHRHDYTEPDDGSRLVQAGTSVFVRELQNRPFPSASEILVQMQGYQVTQKYLEKQGFSYPIAVPQLGGLGLKLPPSSFSVRDVEEYVGGDKIVDVIDVARQADSKMKLREFVKYYYKPHRPKVLNVISLEFSDTKMAELVVVPDIAQKMSWVENYWPEDSLFPKPFVQKYCLMGVKDSYTDFHIDFGGTSVWYHVLWGEKIFYLIKPTQDNLTLYEVWSSSPNQSEVFFGDKVDQCYKCVVPQGTTVLIPTGWIHAVLTSQDCMAFGGNFLHNLNIGMQLRCYEMEGRLKTPDLFKFPYFEAICWYVANNLLETLKELREDNCQPPVYLTDGVKALINALKNWLKREVTEQASDVPDHIRPNHLIKELTKEIRYLEEEEEEEEEQSGGSKPVKSQGCGPCPLTLSTLDKAGHHARRTARRLRHHHHHHHHAPKTPSNLEILELHTRQVLKRLEVGPFEQDVPFSSTVMAKFNKTSMASAAAVERSLDNNLLLVMCNGRIIRDERRHTSVKSSPVRDGKRTGDHQREGVLVKTELNDSKLEQYQDHEREEKPSPLSSESNWSSHQLSINGLDFFERVNSDLRKGAIVYSDISDSESEERCSLQKKDSSGEDSGSSEEEREDKEHCRMARGSVKDLHQASQALHHFHKPLKGQRPTSPTTEEEAIEGMLSMAGLLYPQRPEESSTAQEPWWSSLAHQSPDSGGKEPASGDDSDSNSTLILQDERRAQQHVRKECGAELSQRIQENKNFMANQSSGSNNNSSEAWSDQSPSQAASSPLRLDPSSETDNQYSETSLSPPRHPSKRPAPNTPPISNQATKGKRPKKALIG
- the LOC112218787 gene encoding lysine-specific demethylase 7B isoform X5, with amino-acid sequence MKMAAASLYCVCQQSYDVSRFMIECDICKDWFHGSCVQVEEHHAVDIDVYHCPNCDVQHGPCLMKKRINWHRHDYTEPDDGSRLVQAGTSVFVRELQNRPFPSASEILVQMQGYQVTQKYLEKQGFSYPIAVPQLGGLGLKLPPSSFSVRDVEEYVGGDKIVDVIDVARQADSKMKLREFVKYYYKPHRPKVLNVISLEFSDTKMAELVVVPDIAQKMSWVENYWPEDSLFPKPFVQKYCLMGVKDSYTDFHIDFGGTSVWYHVLWGEKIFYLIKPTQDNLTLYEVWSSSPNQSEVFFGDKVDQCYKCVVPQGTTVLIPTGWIHAVLTSQDCMAFGGNFLHNLNIGMQLRCYEMEGRLKTPDLFKFPYFEAICWYVANNLLETLKELREDNCQPPVYLTDGVKALINALKNWLKREVTEQASDVPDHIRPNHLIKELTKEIRYLEEEEEEEEEQSGGSKPVKSQGCGPCPLTLSTLDKAGHHARRTARRLRHHHHHHHHAPKTPSNLEILELHTRQVLKRLEVGPFEQDVPFSSTVMAKFNKTSMASAAAVERSLDNNLLLVMCNGRIIRDERRHTSVKSSPVRDGKRTGDHQREGVLVKTELNDSKLEQYQDHEREEKPSPLSSESNWSSHQLSINGLDFFERVNSDLRKGAIVYSDISDSESEERCSLQKKDSSGEDSGSSEEEREDKEHCRMARGSVKDLHQASQALHHFHKPLKGYRKHG
- the LOC112218787 gene encoding lysine-specific demethylase 7B isoform X1, translating into MKMAAASLYCVCQQSYDVSRFMIECDICKDWFHGSCVQVEEHHAVDIDVYHCPNCDVQHGPCLMKKRINWHRHDYTEPDDGSRLVQAGTSVFVRELQNRPFPSASEILVQMQGYQVTQKYLEKQGFSYPIAVPQLGGLGLKLPPSSFSVRDVEEYVGGDKIVDVIDVARQADSKMKLREFVKYYYKPHRPKVLNVISLEFSDTKMAELVVVPDIAQKMSWVENYWPEDSLFPKPFVQKYCLMGVKDSYTDFHIDFGGTSVWYHVLWGEKIFYLIKPTQDNLTLYEVWSSSPNQSEVFFGDKVDQCYKCVVPQGTTVLIPTGWIHAVLTSQDCMAFGGNFLHNLNIGMQLRCYEMEGRLKTPDLFKFPYFEAICWYVANNLLETLKELREDNCQPPVYLTDGVKALINALKNWLKREVTEQASDVPDHIRPNHLIKELTKEIRYLEEEEEEEEEQSGGSKPVKSQGCGPCPLTLSTLDKAGHHARRTARRLRHHHHHHHHAPKTPSNLEILELHTRQVLKRLEVGPFEQDVPFSSTVMAKFNKTSMASAAAVERSLDNNLLLVMCNGRIIRDERRHTSVKSSPVRDGKRTGDHQREGVLVKTELNDSKLEQYQDHEREEKPSPLSSESNWSSHQLSINGLDFFERVNSDLRKGAIVYSDISDSESEERCSLQKKDSSGEDSGSSEEEREDKEHCRMARGSVKDLHQASQALHHFHKPLKGQRPTSPTTEEEAIEGMLSMAGLLYPQRPEESSTAQEPWWSSLAHQSPDSGGKEPASGDDSDSNSTLILQDERRAQQHVRKECGAELSQRIQENKNFMANQSSGSNNNSSEAWSDQSPSQAASSPLRLDPSSETDNQYSETSLSPPRHPSKRPAPNTPPISNQATKGKRPKKGMATAKQRLRKILKLSRNNHFLL